A genomic window from Pirellulales bacterium includes:
- a CDS encoding PEP-CTERM sorting domain-containing protein — protein sequence VYGPGGGVDLTSPAFASQFVNGFATISLMQVETKGDVRISVDFPSGQYLSFGQATYALPGVGVLNFASPSLVGANFVRVPEPSSCVLAALGLCGMLIAHRRRARRRTTDVSQV from the coding sequence GGTCTACGGCCCCGGCGGCGGGGTTGATTTGACGTCACCCGCCTTTGCCAGCCAATTCGTGAACGGGTTTGCGACGATCTCGCTTATGCAGGTGGAAACCAAAGGCGACGTCAGAATATCCGTCGATTTTCCGTCCGGGCAATACCTGTCATTCGGCCAGGCGACCTACGCACTTCCAGGCGTCGGGGTGCTCAATTTTGCCAGCCCCTCGCTCGTGGGCGCGAACTTCGTGCGCGTGCCGGAACCGAGCTCCTGCGTGCTGGCCGCACTGGGTCTTTGCGGAATGCTGATTGCACATCGCCGTCGCGCGAGGCGACGAACTACCGACGTATCGCAAGTGTGA